In Corynebacterium ulcerans, one genomic interval encodes:
- a CDS encoding bifunctional adenosylcobinamide kinase/adenosylcobinamide-phosphate guanylyltransferase, whose product MRTLVLGGARSGKSAFAESLVGAGSCRYVATARPYGDDNFDADFQRRISQHIQRRPEYWVTEDRADLCEVLSPAYLRQHTEHSLLVDDLGTWLTHLIDTKNAWDSPAGSTSLESMRLADLLRVFPTDRDVVLVTPEVGMGIIPEHHSARLFRDEIGTLNHMIADVCDRVFLVIAGQPLQLKSVL is encoded by the coding sequence GTGCGTACTTTGGTTTTGGGAGGAGCCCGTTCCGGCAAGTCTGCTTTTGCGGAGTCACTTGTGGGGGCGGGCTCTTGCCGTTATGTAGCAACGGCTCGCCCCTATGGTGATGACAACTTTGATGCGGACTTCCAACGCCGCATTTCTCAACATATACAGCGGCGCCCAGAGTACTGGGTCACAGAGGATCGCGCGGACCTATGCGAGGTTCTCTCCCCCGCATATCTGCGGCAGCACACAGAGCATTCTTTGCTTGTCGACGACCTCGGCACATGGCTTACGCACCTCATTGATACTAAAAACGCCTGGGATTCCCCTGCTGGTAGCACTTCTTTGGAATCAATGCGTCTCGCAGATTTACTCCGGGTCTTCCCCACTGACCGTGACGTGGTTCTTGTCACTCCTGAGGTGGGAATGGGGATTATCCCCGAGCACCATTCAGCCAGGTTATTCCGTGATGAGATAGGGACGCTTAATCACATGATTGCGGATGTCTGCGATCGAGTGTTCCTTGTTATAGCCGGACAACCGTTACAGTTAAAAAGCGTTCTTTGA